The following nucleotide sequence is from Mycobacterium sp. 3519A.
ACGAATACTGTGAACGGCCCTGGCGCGCTGCTCGTCCACAGAGCGCCCAACGACTTGGAGTTCCAGTTCCCGTACTTTCCGCCGTTCGAGTCGTTGGAGGACTTCTCGGCCGCCGCTTGCCGCGACCGGATCCTGGATGCCATCGGGGAGACCAACATCGACATCGACGTGAAGTCGGTCGAATCGCGGGCGACGCGTGCCCAGGTGGCGATTTGCTATCGGAAGGGGCGCACCTTCCTGGCCGGTGACGCAGCGCATCACGTCCCGCCCACGAGCGGCCTGGGACTCAACACCGGACTCGCTGACGTCCACAACCTGGCGTGGAAACTGGCTTGGGTTGTCGGCGCGCGCGCCGCGCCCGCGCTGCTCGAAACCTATGAGCTGGAACGCCGTCCGGCTGGGATCGCCGCCGCCGCCGAAGCAGTGGCAAGTCATGACGGGATGCTGGAAATCTTTGCGGCGCTGGGATTGCCGGTGCGAGTGGCTCGGCTGCTGCCTCGACTCGTCGCCGCTCTTCCGTCGTGGTCGCCGCGACGCCCGGTCCGGGCGGTGCTCCGCGGTGTCACCGGCCTGGCATACCAACGGTCCGCGGTGGCCCACTCGTCGGGCATGTTCGGGCGGTATGTACGACGCCGGGTCGCGGCGGCCATTGCCAGGCAGGATGAGCACTACCGCGATCACACACGCGGCGCGGCCGCGCTGAACCTCCTCAGCCGCGAGAACCTGACGCTGCTCCTGCCAGGAGATGATCGGACGTGGTTGGCTGCGGCCGAAGGGCTTCCGCTGTCGCCGGTTGTGGTCACCGACAGCGAACGAAGCGTATTCGACACAGGAGGCACGGGAAATCAACCGGACGCTCTCGTGGTGCGCCCGGACGGCCGCATTGTTGCCGCTCTGCGCTCCGACCGCGACGGCGCCGCCGCGTTGCGACACGCTCTCCAAGTCGTCGCGTCGTCATTCGCGGTCAATACAAACAGTGCGAAGCAGTCAGCGACGCTGCCGGATTGCCGGTGCAGTCTCACCGGCGTCAGAAGATGGTGGTGTGCGGGGTCGAATTGCGATGCACCGAAACGTAATCCGTGACATGCAGGTGAGTCGTGAACCAGTCCCGCGCGGCCTGCGCCGCCAGCGCGAACCCGTCACCGGTATACGCAGCAAAGTGACCGCCGTCGTTCGGCCGCGGTTTCATAGGCAGCGGCCGCTAGATTCCCGCCGGTGAGCCCGTCCTCCCGGCCGACGATCATGAGCAGGGGAGTGGGAGTGATATCGGGCAGATAGTGAGCCGGTTGGCAGGCCAACCAGCACCGCGGGATCTCTGCCGACCACGGGCCTGGCCGCACACCGCCTTCACGCGCCGGTCGATTGCGGCGACAACGAACGCGTAGCCTGCGGAGAAACTCGTTCCCCACACACCGATTCGGTCAGGGTCCACCTCGATTCGGTTCTGAGCCGGGGTGATTGCGTGCTGACAGTCGCGGATCTGTTCCCACGGGTCGACCTCGTGGCGCGGTTTCCCGGGTGCTGTGCCCGATTCACCCCAGCCATGGTTGTCGAGTACGAGCACAGCCAGCCCAGCCCTGGCGAACACTTCGGAACTTGTCGAGATAGATCTTCTTCGTCGACGTCCATCCGTGCGCGATCACCACGCACGGGCTCGAGTCGGCAGCTCCATCCGCCGGATAGAACCAGGCGTGCAGTGACGCGCCCGCGGCGTCAAACAGCAGGTTTTCGCGAATCATCGTCCAGCACCTCTCAGAGGGTCGATTCGCGGCGTTGGTGGCCGCGGCCTTCGACGCGCACGAGAAACGCTTGCAGACATCTCTGCGGCCCGTCCAATACCAATTCGGTTGCGCCGCCATACCCGTCGAGCATCTTGCCGGATGCGTCGTCGGAATCCAGCGACTTTTACCGGTAGCTGACAGCATGTATGTGATAGCGGTAGTTACGCTATGGAGGTAGGCTCATACAGTTCTTTTGAGGGTGTTGTAAACGAGGAGTTATGCGGTATCCCCCGGACCAGAAGGTCAAGGCACGCGCCGCGCTGGTGCGCGCCGGCACGCGTTCGATGAACGAGGCCGGCTTCAACGGGATCGGCGTGGAAGGGCTCGCGGCGGCAGCCGGCGTCACGTCAGGAGCTTTCTACTCGAACTTCGCGAACAAGGAAGAGATGCTCGAGGCGATCGTCTGTACCGCTGGTGAGTCATTTCTCGCCGACACGGAGACGAGCGCGAAGACCGAGTGGCGGTCGCAGCTGAAGAAGTTCATTGCGGAGTACCTCAGTGACGATCACGTGACGAACCCGGGCGACGGTTGTGTGATTCCCGCCTTGAGCGCGGATGTGGCTCGAGCGAGTGCACGTACCCGTAAGGCGTGCGAGGACAGGATGTCTGTGTTGGTAGACCGAATGGCAGACACGCTCGATGGCACCCGCGCCGACCGAAAGCGGCGGGCCTGGATCATTGTTTCCGTGCTGGTAGGAGCGGTCTCGGTGGCACGCGCCATGTCTGACACCGCGATGCAGACCGAAGTGATCGCCGCTGCGCACAAGGCAACCGATCGACTTGTCTCGGAGCCGGCGAACCGCGGACCGACGGCTTAGCCGCTCCGCGCGACTGATCCGTCGATCTCAGAAACCTCGATCGGCCAGCCAAGTTTCGATGTAACCGGCGACGGCCCTCCACTGGGGTTCGAGCATCAATTCGTGGCCGGCGCCGGGGAAAAGGACGGGTTGTGTTCCGTAAGCTGCGGCGGTCCGACGTACATGGCGGGGTGGATAAACCTGGTCGCACTCTCCGCCGACGACGAGCATCTGGGTGTGAATCTTCTTGGTGTCGACGAGGTCGCCGACCACCGTATCGAACATCATCGCCCGTGTGCTGTCGGGTTGGATACGCGTGGCGAACGCATCGACCAGGCTGGCCGGTACGTCGGCGCCGAAGAACAACTCTCGGACGCCTGCGGGGCTGCCGCACAGGTGCCGTGGTTGGGCGGTGAGTGCGAATTTCGTTGAGCGCCAAGGGTGACGACGTATGCTGCGGAACAAGGAACCCAGCTGGCCGCCGCGCGGTGGGGTCGAAGCCATCAGCACCGCGGCGGGTGCCTCGTGACTCTCCAGGTATTTCTGCACCACAAAGCCGCCGATGGAATGACCCACCAGGATCGGTGGCGACGGAAGCGTCTCGACCACAGCAGCGACATCGGTGACATAGTCGCGAATCGAACACAGCCGTAGCGGTTTACCCAACGCGCTCTTCCCGTGCCCACGGAGGCTGGGCGCCAGTACGCGAAACCCACGGTCTACAAAGAAGTCGACGAAGTTGTCCTCCCAACACCAATTCGCATGCCAGGCTCCGTGCACTAAAACCAATGGGTGCCTGCGGGTATGGCCTTCGCCTCCGCGATCGATCACCTCGAGCATGCCCGGGTCCCGTTCTCATTCCGAGCCCAAGCGCATGTCTGCGGAACGAACTCGAGTTGACTGCTCGATGCAATCGCCGCGTGCCGTAGCCGCTCCGACAAGGTGTCGATCTGAACCTGGTCGGCGGTCACTGCACCTGCCGCGATCATGTGGGGGAGGACCTCGCGAGCCAGATCCACCATCCATGTCAAGAACACCGAGTCCTCGCCGCTCTCGACAAGCGTCTGAGAGAACATCTGCGGCGCAGGCAGCCCGGCGTTGACGAACACCTCGACGAACCGTCCACCGACATCGAATGCCGTGCCTTGTCGGGTGAGGGTGTAGGTCACCGCGTCGTAGATCTCGTGCAACAGCGGGATCCGTGGACTCGACTGAATGCCGCGCGTGACGTCCATCTCGTGAAGGGCGATGACGCCACCGGTTCTCACCAGTCGACGGGTAGCCCGCAAGAAGGCAGCGGGATCCGCCTGGTGGATCAGCACGTATCGGCATACCGCGGCGTCGAAATCTGCCGGACCGACGTATGTCTCGAGGTCACACCGGATGAACTCGACGTTGCTCTGGCCGAGATGGCGGAATCGCTCTCGAGCGATATCGAGAGCAGCCTCGCTGCGATCGATGCCGACCACACTGCCCGTCGGTCCGACCAGGTCTGCGATCAGTAGCGAAACATCACCTGGCCCGCAGCCGATGTCGAGCACACGCATGCCGGGCTCGATACCGGCTGCCACCAGCAGTCGTTCCGTGATGGGCCGCAACATCTCCGCTTGCCGCATGAGACGGTCGATCTCGGGGTGGGAATGGCCCAGTACGTAATTCTGGTTCGCCATTATTCGGCTCAAGCGACGGCTGAGCGGAGTCCGAGGCTGGACCGCAGCCAGCTTCCCATTTCGTCGATCGCCAGATCGACTTCGGGAACGCGGCCCGCGCCCATGATGAACGAGTGCTGACCTTCGTCGACCTGCCGCAGTACGACGTCGACTCCGGCCTCCTTCGCCCGTGCCGACAAGGCGACGGCGTCGGACGCCAGCAGTTCGAATTCGCCGTAATAGATGGCGGTGCTTGGCAACCCGGACAACGAGGCGGACAGCAGATTCACCTGTGGATCCGTCCATGCCACGCCCGTCCCATCGAGCCAGCACGACCGGAAGAGCTCCATCAGATCGCGGTTGAGGAGCATGTCCAAATGGGCGTTGTCCTTGATCGATGCGCCTGACAGCGTGACATCGGCCCAAGGGGAGATCGACAGGATTGCCCCCGGCAAGGCCTCACCGGCGTCCCGCAAGCGCAGCGCCAGCGCGAACGCGAGATAGCCGCCGATCGAATGGCCGACACTGGCGATCCTGGGGGGCTGGTAGCCCTGCTCCAACAGCCAGTGGTAGGCGTTGACGACGTCCTCGACCTGTGCCGGGTACTTGTGCTCGGGTGACCGTCGAAAGTTCAGCACCAACGAGCGGGCGCCCGCCGCTTTCGCAAGGTGCGCAGCCGCTTTTCGGTCGGAATGCATTGACATGAGCACACTTCCGCCCATGTGGGTGTGCAACAACACGGCGTCCGGTGCGCTGTCGGTGGGAATGCACCACAACGCTTCGACGCCACCGGCATCGACCTCCGCATAGGTGACCCCCTCGGGCTCCCTGCTCGCTTGATGGATGCTTTCAGCGGCGTGGCGCACTGCCGTCAAGGGAGAGTCCGGGGTCGTCGAATTGCGGCTGAGGCTCGCAAGGAAATTCGCGAACTCCGTTGCCTGCTGACTTGCCATCGAGGGGTCCTTTCCCGGGCGCGGCACGCTGCCGCTGCGTCGTAGAGTAACGAGCGTAATCCTAAAAGCGACGATGGTCGCGCCATCAAGTCAAGCCGAAGGGAACTCACAAGATCCCGTCACCTTCGGTCTGACGGGACTGTCGGTGAGTTGACGCCTACAGCACCGGCAGCAGGCGCTGCAGAATCGCCGCCGAGGACTGCGCTGCGCGGTCGACGAACGCGGTGAAATCGAAGAGCGCGTCGCCGCCTGCGAGGTCGGACAGCGCACGGATGACCAGCCACGGAATGGCGAACGCCTCACAGACCTGAGCCACTGCGCCACCTTCCATCTCGACTGCCTTACCGCCGAACTCGGTCAGCAACCGTTGCCGCGTGGTTTCGCAGTTCAGGTATTGATCACCGGACAGCACTGTGCCGTAACTGATTTGGTCGGTTATCGACAGATCCGCCAAACGTTGCTTGACGCGGTCGAGCAGTGCGGCGTCGACTCGATAGCCCAGACGGTCCGTCGGGTTGATGACGGGCGCGTACCCGGGTTGGTAGGTCTGCACTCGCTCGTTTTCAAGCAACCCGGCATCGTGCTGAATGACGTAATCCGCGATGACGATGTCTCCGATGGCCAGTCGGGGATCGAGTCCGCCCGCCACGCCCGAGAAAACGACGGTGCGGCAGGCAAACCGGTCCGCCAGCAGGGTGGTGACAAGCGCGGCATTGACCTTGCCCATTCCCGACCCCGCCAGCACCACTTCATGTCCGTCGATGGTGCCGGTGTCGAAGACGGTGTGCGCAATGTGTTCGCTTTGCGGGTCGGTCAGGACCGCGCGGAGGTGGGCGAGTTCTTGGGGTATGGCGCAGATCAGACCAATGGGCACATGATCAATCTAGTCGGGTTCGTCGTCGAGTTGGCGGATCGAGGTCACGCCTTCGATGCCGGCCAGTACCGTTGGCGCCGCCAGAATGCCCCTGCCGGACAGGGTCAGCAGGACACCGGCGCTGCCCGCGGCGACCCGCTCGCCCGTGGTGTCGGTGGCAAGCTCGGTGAGTTGCCACTGGCGGCGGTCGCACGCCTGCAACAACTTGCTCATCACGCCGCGCCCTTCGTCGTAGGTGACGTGCATGGTGACCGAGCCGGCCAACCGCGCTGACAACCGCTTGGCCAACGGCATGAACCCGACGATGATGAGGAAGTGCATCGCGGTCACGGTGACCGCCAGCAGCAGCAAGCCGGAGCCTGCCGCCATCCCGATGGCAGCGGACTCCCAGACTGCTGCCGCGGTGGTGAGGCCGTGCACGGAGCCGCGCCGGAAGATGATGATGCCCGCGCCGAGAAAGCCTATGCCGGAAACTATTTGGGCTGCCACCCGGGACGGGTCGACGACCACCAGGCCGTCCTGCAGCACATCTGTGAATCCGTACTTGCTGACCAGCAGGATCAGAGCGGCCGCGGTTCCGACGATGGTCTGGGTGCGCACGCCGGCGCTCTTGCCCTGGATCTCGCGTTCCAGGCCGATCAACGAGGTGAGGCCGAAGGCGACGAACAATTCCACGATTTGTCGTGTGCCTTGTCCGGGGCCGCCGAAGAACGGCGGATCGGCCAGCAGAAGGTTCATCGGCGCGCCTCGCGTCGGGCGTAGGAAATCATGCCCGATTTTTGCATCCGCCTGCCGCGCTCAGCGCAGCAATTGCATGCTCTCCACCACCGTGTTGTTGAACTCGGTCGGCCGCTGTTCGTAGATCGCGATGTCGGAATCCGGCAGCAACCACGCCTGGTGGATCTGCGTCGTCGTGAATTCGTCCGGACAGTTCGCCCGCCACACGCGGTAGTCGGCGGTGCGATCGCCCATCTTGCGGCGGGGCGTGCCGTCACCGGTTTGCGCGGTGATGTCCTCGACGCTGGCCGCGGGATGCGGCGGGTCGCCGTGGTGGTAGCAAGCGGTCTCGGCGGGCGGCTGCAAGTCCTCGATCGTGCCTTCGAATGCGACGTCGAACCGCAGCGGTATATCCAGGTTGCCGCCGGCGGCGTAGCCGATCAGACCCCGCGTTGCGGGGGCATCCGAGTCCTCGATGACAGACCACTGCTCGGGCAGCGTGGCCCGGAGAATCTCAGCGCCGCCGGTGAATTCGGGGTTCGGAATGACTACTGAATACGTCCCGGGGCCACCGGGGTAGGAGGGTTCCGCCGAGGCCGTCGCCATTGTCGGGTCGTCCGCACATCCTGCACTCAGTGCGACTGCCACCGCGGCGGTGCCCATCATCGACACCTTTGTCGGCATATTCACCACCATAGACACGTCTTCGCCGCTGACAAGTCCAGTGCGCGATGACTTTCGAGCCTCCGCGGAGTCCATATTCGTGAGGCTCAACCGTGAGGAGAATGACCATGCCCGTTACCCCTGCCGCCTACCCCGAGGTCACCACGCGGGAGGACTGGGTCGCCGCCCGCAAGAAACTGCTGGCCCGCGAGCGCGAGGTGACCCATCTGCGCGACGCGGTCAACGCCGAGCGCCGCAGGCTGCCGATGGTGAAGGTCGAGAAGGACTACGCGTTCGAGGGGCCGGACGGCGAATTGCGCCTCATCGACATGTTCGACGGCAGGCCGCAACTCTACATTCATCACTTCATGTGGATCGACGCGATCGACAAGGGTTGCCCCAGTTGCACCATGGCCGCCGATCTCACCTTCACCGAACGCGACCGCGCGCTGCTCGACGCCAAGGGAGTCACGTTCGCCGCGGTGTCGAGGGCGCCGTACGCCAGCATCGCGCGCTACAAGGCCGAGCACGACTGGACATTCGACTGGTATTCATCTCGTGACAACGATTTCACCTACGACTACCACGTCACGCTCGATCCGCAGCGCGCGCCGATCGAGTACAACTACATGTCCGTCGACGAGTTGCACGACGCAGGATTCGACGACGGCGCGCTGCGCGGAGACTGGCCTGGCGCCAGCGTCTTTCTTCGCCGCGGCGACGAGGTGTTCCACACTTACTCGGCGTACGCCCGCGGACTCGACCATTCGGCGCCGGGCTATCCGTTCCTCGATCTGACGCCGTACGGCAGGCAGGA
It contains:
- a CDS encoding class I SAM-dependent methyltransferase yields the protein MANQNYVLGHSHPEIDRLMRQAEMLRPITERLLVAAGIEPGMRVLDIGCGPGDVSLLIADLVGPTGSVVGIDRSEAALDIARERFRHLGQSNVEFIRCDLETYVGPADFDAAVCRYVLIHQADPAAFLRATRRLVRTGGVIALHEMDVTRGIQSSPRIPLLHEIYDAVTYTLTRQGTAFDVGGRFVEVFVNAGLPAPQMFSQTLVESGEDSVFLTWMVDLAREVLPHMIAAGAVTADQVQIDTLSERLRHAAIASSSQLEFVPQTCAWARNENGTRACSR
- a CDS encoding alpha/beta fold hydrolase — protein: MASQQATEFANFLASLSRNSTTPDSPLTAVRHAAESIHQASREPEGVTYAEVDAGGVEALWCIPTDSAPDAVLLHTHMGGSVLMSMHSDRKAAAHLAKAAGARSLVLNFRRSPEHKYPAQVEDVVNAYHWLLEQGYQPPRIASVGHSIGGYLAFALALRLRDAGEALPGAILSISPWADVTLSGASIKDNAHLDMLLNRDLMELFRSCWLDGTGVAWTDPQVNLLSASLSGLPSTAIYYGEFELLASDAVALSARAKEAGVDVVLRQVDEGQHSFIMGAGRVPEVDLAIDEMGSWLRSSLGLRSAVA
- a CDS encoding FAD-dependent monooxygenase, translated to MIADSCDVLIVGAGPVGATAALLLASHGLKCIVVEARKEPHSHPAPQVVSAHSMEIWRGIGLARDVETLGAPLAELGCITYCTTLTRADVGRVALDTQTSAAVLPLNILEPLLWLNLSDNPRIDFRPGWDYLSHTDFVDGVAVIITDTATGSDDIILADYVVAADGSSSSVRRALQIGMTGPTLPHMISVHFAADLDDLLRHRQGPVVWTNTVNGPGALLVHRAPNDLEFQFPYFPPFESLEDFSAAACRDRILDAIGETNIDIDVKSVESRATRAQVAICYRKGRTFLAGDAAHHVPPTSGLGLNTGLADVHNLAWKLAWVVGARAAPALLETYELERRPAGIAAAAEAVASHDGMLEIFAALGLPVRVARLLPRLVAALPSWSPRRPVRAVLRGVTGLAYQRSAVAHSSGMFGRYVRRRVAAAIARQDEHYRDHTRGAAALNLLSRENLTLLLPGDDRTWLAAAEGLPLSPVVVTDSERSVFDTGGTGNQPDALVVRPDGRIVAALRSDRDGAAALRHALQVVASSFAVNTNSAKQSATLPDCRCSLTGVRRWWCAGSNCDAPKRNP
- a CDS encoding TetR/AcrR family transcriptional regulator translates to MRYPPDQKVKARAALVRAGTRSMNEAGFNGIGVEGLAAAAGVTSGAFYSNFANKEEMLEAIVCTAGESFLADTETSAKTEWRSQLKKFIAEYLSDDHVTNPGDGCVIPALSADVARASARTRKACEDRMSVLVDRMADTLDGTRADRKRRAWIIVSVLVGAVSVARAMSDTAMQTEVIAAAHKATDRLVSEPANRGPTA
- a CDS encoding 5'-methylthioadenosine/adenosylhomocysteine nucleosidase, with the protein product MPIGLICAIPQELAHLRAVLTDPQSEHIAHTVFDTGTIDGHEVVLAGSGMGKVNAALVTTLLADRFACRTVVFSGVAGGLDPRLAIGDIVIADYVIQHDAGLLENERVQTYQPGYAPVINPTDRLGYRVDAALLDRVKQRLADLSITDQISYGTVLSGDQYLNCETTRQRLLTEFGGKAVEMEGGAVAQVCEAFAIPWLVIRALSDLAGGDALFDFTAFVDRAAQSSAAILQRLLPVL
- a CDS encoding MgtC/SapB family protein — protein: MNLLLADPPFFGGPGQGTRQIVELFVAFGLTSLIGLEREIQGKSAGVRTQTIVGTAAALILLVSKYGFTDVLQDGLVVVDPSRVAAQIVSGIGFLGAGIIIFRRGSVHGLTTAAAVWESAAIGMAAGSGLLLLAVTVTAMHFLIIVGFMPLAKRLSARLAGSVTMHVTYDEGRGVMSKLLQACDRRQWQLTELATDTTGERVAAGSAGVLLTLSGRGILAAPTVLAGIEGVTSIRQLDDEPD
- a CDS encoding DUF899 domain-containing protein; amino-acid sequence: MTMPVTPAAYPEVTTREDWVAARKKLLAREREVTHLRDAVNAERRRLPMVKVEKDYAFEGPDGELRLIDMFDGRPQLYIHHFMWIDAIDKGCPSCTMAADLTFTERDRALLDAKGVTFAAVSRAPYASIARYKAEHDWTFDWYSSRDNDFTYDYHVTLDPQRAPIEYNYMSVDELHDAGFDDGALRGDWPGASVFLRRGDEVFHTYSAYARGLDHSAPGYPFLDLTPYGRQETWEDSPVGWPQGGDAVGVPMTD
- a CDS encoding alpha/beta hydrolase, whose translation is MLEVIDRGGEGHTRRHPLVLVHGAWHANWCWEDNFVDFFVDRGFRVLAPSLRGHGKSALGKPLRLCSIRDYVTDVAAVVETLPSPPILVGHSIGGFVVQKYLESHEAPAAVLMASTPPRGGQLGSLFRSIRRHPWRSTKFALTAQPRHLCGSPAGVRELFFGADVPASLVDAFATRIQPDSTRAMMFDTVVGDLVDTKKIHTQMLVVGGECDQVYPPRHVRRTAAAYGTQPVLFPGAGHELMLEPQWRAVAGYIETWLADRGF